The genomic interval ACGTCTTCGCCAGAAGGTCACGGGCCGGAAGATTGAGATGTACGGCAAGAACCAGGACCACTTGCTCACATTCCTCAGCAGTCCGCAGTTCACAGGTGCCGACAAGCACATGCCGAACATCTACCAGAAGGACGGCTTTGACGACTACGTGCTGGTTTCCGGAGGTGCGGCCACGGACTCCTACGACGTGTTGCTCTTCAACGACGGCGCCGAGCTCACTTATCTGCTTGGCCCGACACCCGACACCGCATATAGGGACGCGTTCCGTGAGCTCGCGGATGAGTCAGCGCCCGAGGCGCACGCACGTACCGCACAGACGCACTTCGACACGGGCCGCTACCGCGAGGCCGTGCTCGCCGCGCGACTTGCTGTGGAGACGGCGTGCGGCGGACGTGGGTCGGATGTGAAGCGCCGGCTTGCTGATGCTCCTGCTGACGTCGCGGCTGCGGGTGATGCGCTGTACGGGAAGCGCCATATCGCCGTCCATGAGGGCGACACGCGGGTCGAGCAACCCGACGCCACACAGGCGATCCTCGCGATGCGCAGCGTCCTCGCCTACCTAGAGTCAAACAGTTCCTAACCCGGCGGGTTCAGGATCTAGTTGTCCCCTTCGCGGAGCGCCGCTTTGCTTCGGAGGCAATGGGATGGTTTGAGTTCAGTAGCTGAGCTTCTGCCACGATTGAGGGATGGCACCGCTTTCTTCGTGGACGACTTCCACGCGCGAGCCGCTGAGGCGGCACGCGATGGTGCACATGGTTGCCCCGCCGGCGACCATCGGGTCGGGGGTCGACTGGGCTGCGTCACAGATCCCGAACCAGTACACGGGTCCGGACCGCGTCGCCGCGATCCTCGCCGATCTGGGGAAGCCTGCTGCGGCCGAATACCTGGAAGGGAAGCTCCCTACAAGCAAGCGCACCCGCTCAGGCGACCTCGGAGAGATTCTCGGAGCGCAGTACGCGGCGCTTGAGCTGGGGTTTCGAGTCGTAGAACGCCTGCGGTGGAAGGACCACCGCGAGATGTCGATGCGTGGCGATGACCTGGTTGGGGTGCGCGCGGCCACCAACGGATCGCTCGAATTGCTGAAGGGCGAAGCCAAGAGCCGTGCGACGCTCGGAACGGCGACGGTCATAGACGCGGACCTTGCGCTCAGACGCGATCGAGGACGCCCATCGCCTCACGCTCTCAGCTTCGTCGCTGACCGACTTCACGAACTCGGCGAGCATGCATTGGCGAACCTTGTCGACGACGCTCAACTGACTACAGGGATCAGCCAACGGCAGGTGGTGCAACTGCTCTTCACCTTCACGGGCAACGACCCACGCAACCTCCTTCGGACAAACACGACCGCATATCGAGGCGGCGTAAAGCGCCTCGCCGTCGGCCTGCAGGTCTCAGAGCATCAAGCGTTCATCGCGAACGTGTACTCGAAAGCGATCGCCAATGCCCGAGACAGTTGAGAACATTGAGGCCGCGATCGAGGAGGCGACCACCCCCGGCTTTCGCGAACAGCTTCTCGCGCGCGGCGAAGCCCGGTCGATGATATGGCGTGACGGCGTCCTGCCCGAGGGCTCGCCCGCGTTCGATCAGCTGCTCAGCTACGACCTTCTCTCCTAC from Microbacterium aurum carries:
- a CDS encoding Hachiman antiphage defense system protein HamA, with product MVHMVAPPATIGSGVDWAASQIPNQYTGPDRVAAILADLGKPAAAEYLEGKLPTSKRTRSGDLGEILGAQYAALELGFRVVERLRWKDHREMSMRGDDLVGVRAATNGSLELLKGEAKSRATLGTATVIDADLALRRDRGRPSPHALSFVADRLHELGEHALANLVDDAQLTTGISQRQVVQLLFTFTGNDPRNLLRTNTTAYRGGVKRLAVGLQVSEHQAFIANVYSKAIANARDS